TTCGAATCCTGCCGAGTGCACATCGAACGAAGGCCCCGGAGAGATCCGGGGCCTTCGGCGTTTCCGGGGTGGGAAAGCGCGGGTGTCCTGGCCGGAAGGGGCGTGCGGGAACGCCGGAGGTGAGGACGGGGACCGGCGGGCGCAGGCCGCGGAGGGGTCCGGGGCCTGCGGTGCGTGCCGGGAGGGGGATCAGCGGTCCCCCCGCGGGTCGTTCCCGTGGATCGCCTCCAGGGATTGGTGGGCCAGTGCCGTCGCGCGGGTGAACCAGTCGGTGATGGTTGCCAGTTCCTCGGTGGAGTAGGCGGAGAACAGGGCCGAGAGGCGTTGGTAGTGGCCCGCGTACACCGCTTCGACGCGGCTGACCGCGGCCGGTACTGCGGCCACGCGGACGCGGCGGCGGTCCGCGGGGTCGGGGCGGCGGGTGACGTAGCCGGCGCGTTCGAGGCGGTTGAGGACACCGGTCACCGCGCCCGTCGTGATGTGGGCGCGGGCCGCCAGGTCGCCGGCGGTGAGCAGTTCCTCCCCCGCCTCCAGCACGAAGCCGAAGCAGGTGAGGTCGGTGACGTTCAGGCCCAGCCGCCGGGCCAGTTCCTGCTGGCCGATCAGGTGGGCGGCGATCAGGTGGTCCATCGCCGACAGCGCCTGTGCGGGGGTGGCGGGCGGTCGGGGCGTGCCGTCCATCTTCCTGAATTCCTTAGTTCGTGAGATATTGGTGGCGATAACTTCTTAGCTCGTGAGAGAAAAATGTTCCTGGAGGTGGCTCCATGAGTCTGTACGACGAGGGTCACACGCTCGCCGGCTGGATCGGTGTCGGCATCGCGACCGCAGGGTGCACGGTGACGGGGGTGGGGGTGTGCACGGTTTCCGCGCCGGCCGTCGTGGGCGGGCTGGTGATCGTGGCCCTGAGCGCCGTGGTGACGTGGGTCCTGCACCTCTCCGGGTGGGGCAAACCGCCCGGGGTGCGGCCGCGGGAGCAGTGGGGGATGCGGGTCCGGGACACCCGGGCCCGTGAGGGGCACCCCGAGTGCCTCGGCTGCCGGCTGGCGGGACGGAGGGGGGTGCCGACGGCCGCGGCGGAGGCGTCCGTGGTGCCGGGTACGGTGCGCGCCGGGGCGAGGCCCCTGTCCCCCGTCGAGTGAAGGCACCGCGGACGGAACGCGGTTTCAGCCGGCCGTCCCGGAGCACGGGGCGCAAGCGGGTGGGCGGGCGTCCGGGGCGGTGCGCGCGCCCGGGGGCGACCTTACGGGCGCGACCTGCCGGGGCGTGGTCCTCGCGGGCGGGTCGCGGTGTCGCCCGCGCCGGTGCGGTGACGGCGCAGGGGTGCTGTCGGTCCCGTCCCCTACCCTCACCGGTGATGGCATGCGGATGGACGTGTTCGGGGCTGCGCTGGACGCCGGGCGGGCCCGTGCTGGTGTGGGGCGGCGGGCGGCGCAGCGTGCTGGTCCGGGGCCGGCGGATCGCGTTCGGGGTCGCCGGTGACGGTGTCCGGCGGTGCGTGGGCGCGCGGGGGCACGCGTGTCCCGTGCGGGCCGCGGTGCCGGCGCGCGGCACGGGGGCCCGGTGCGCGCAGTGCGCGCGGCTGGACCGGGCGCACTCGGTGGCCGCCGACACCTTCGCCGGTGATCCGCGGTTGTACCGGGTGTACCTGGCGTGGTTCGGGCCGGACATGGTCAAGGTCGGCATCACCGCCGTCGAGCGGGGGCCGGCGCGGCTGCTGGAGCAGGGGGCCGTGTGCTTCAGCTGGCTGGGCACGGGGCCGTTGATGGCCGCCCGGCGCACCGAGGAACTGCTGCGCGCGGCCCTCGCGGTGCCGGACCGGATCCCGTACGCCCGCAAGCGGGCGGTACGGGCCGGGCTGCCCGGGGAACGGGCCGAGCGGGCGGCGCAGGTGCGGGAGCTGCACGCCCGGGCCGTCGCCCTGGAGGGGTGGCCCGAGTCGCTGGTCCGGGAGCCGTGCCGGCCGGTGGACCACTTCACGGTGTTCGGGCTCGGTGACGCACCGCCCGCCGCCGGCGCCGTGCTCGGACTCCGGGCGGGCGGGAGCGTGGACGGGGAGCTGGTCGCGGCCGCCGGGCCCGACCTGCACCTGGCGGTTCCCGGACGCGGTGCCGTCGTCCTGGACACGCGGCTGATGACCGGCTGGGAGCTGGGTCCCGCGGTGGCGGGCAGCGGCGGACTCACCTTTCCCTGGCGGGAGTTCCGGGTGGTGCCGGACGCGCTGTTCTGACCGGTGCCGCGGGCGCGCGGCCGCGGGCGCGCCCGCCCGCCGGGGTTCGCCGGGCCGCTCCCGCGCGTTTCTCAGAGAAATCACAGACTTCGGAAAGTGTCCTCTCAGAGGCCCCCGCCATGGTGTCCACCATGACCACGACCTCGCCCCAGGGGCGCACCGAACTGCTGAGGCCGGACGGGAGCCCCGTCCGCGTGCTGGTGGTGGATGACGAACTGTCGATCACCGAACTGCTGAGCATGGCCCTGCGTTACGAGGGCTGGCGGATCAGGAGTGCGGGCGACGGGCAGGGCGCCCTGCAGGCCGCCCGTGAGTTCCGTCCCGACGTCGTCGTCCTGGACATGATGCTGCCCGACATGGACGGGCTGACCGTCCTCGGGCGGCTGCGGCGCGAACTGCCGGACGTGCCCGTCCTCTTCCTGACGGCCAAGGACGCCGTGGAGGACCGCATCGCCGGGCTCACCGCCGGGGGCGACGACTACGTCACCAAGCCGTTCAGCCTGGAGGAGGTCGTGGCGCGACTGCGGGGGCTGATCCGCCGGTCCGGTGCCGCCGACCGGCGGTCCGAGTCCGTGCTCGTGGTCGGGGACCTGACCCTGGACGAGGACAGCCACGAGGTGTCGCGGGCAGGGGAGTCCATCCACCTGACCGCCACCGAGTTCGAGCTGCTGCGCTTCCTGATGCGCAACCCGCGGCGGGTGCTCAGCAAGGCGCAAATACTCGACCGCGTCTGGTCGTACGACTTCGGCGGGCAGGCCAACGTCGTCGAGCTGTACATCTCGTACCTGCGCCGGAAGATCGACGCCGGCCGGGAGCCGATGATCCACACCCGGCGCGGGGCCGGCTACCTGATCAAGCCCGCCGTGTCGTGAGCGGACGGCGACGGCCGCGTGCGCAGCGACGGGCGGGCAAGCCGCGCAGCCTGCGGACGCGGCTCGTCGTCGCGTCCGTGACGCTGATCGCCGTGGTCTGCACGGTGATCGGGACCGTGACCACCCTGGCCCTGCGCGGCCACCTGTACGACCAGCTGGACGGCAAGGTCACGGACATCGCCCGGCGGGCGGCCGGCCGCATGCAGCCGCGGTCGGCCGGGGTCCTCCCGGTGGACCCCGGCCTGCCGGACTCCGCCTCGGCAAGCACCACCGGTCCCGGCCAGGGGGCCACCTCGCAGGGCACTCCCGGCGAGAAGGTCGACGGCCTCCTCACCGTGGGCCCGACCCAGGCCGGGACCGTCGCGGCCTACGTGCGGGACGGCTCGGTCGTCTCGGCGGCCGTCGCCAGGGAGCAGAAGGACGACTACGGGGCGTACAGGAGGATGAGCGCCGACGCCCTCACCCCCGCGCAGAGGACGGCGCTCGCCTCGGTGCCGAAGGACGCCGGGGCGCACACCGTGGAGCTGCCCGGGCTCGGCGAGTACCGCGTCGAGTACACGGCCGGTGCGGCCGGCGGCGACCGGTTCTACGTGGCCCTGCCGACCGCGGACGTCGACGGCACCGTCGACACCCTCGTCCTCGTCGAGGTCTGCGTCACCGTCGCCGGTCTGATCGCCGCGTCCCTGGCCGGCGCCGTCATCGTCGGCGTCGCCACCCGCCCCCTGCGCAAGGTGGCCGCCACCGCCACCCGGGTCTCCGAACTCCCGCTGCACACCGGCGAGGTGAACCTCAGCGAACGCGTCCCGGAGGCCGAGTGCGACCCGCACACCGAGGTCGGCCGGGTCGGCGCCGCGCTCAACCGCATGCTCGACCACGTACACGGCGCCCTGCACGCCCGCCAGCAGAGCGAGACGCGGGTGCGGCAGTTCGTCGCCGACGCCAGCCACGAGCTGCGCACTCCGCTCGCCT
This is a stretch of genomic DNA from Streptomyces sp. TG1A-8. It encodes these proteins:
- a CDS encoding HGxxPAAW family protein; this translates as MSLYDEGHTLAGWIGVGIATAGCTVTGVGVCTVSAPAVVGGLVIVALSAVVTWVLHLSGWGKPPGVRPREQWGMRVRDTRAREGHPECLGCRLAGRRGVPTAAAEASVVPGTVRAGARPLSPVE
- a CDS encoding HAMP domain-containing sensor histidine kinase, producing the protein MSGRRRPRAQRRAGKPRSLRTRLVVASVTLIAVVCTVIGTVTTLALRGHLYDQLDGKVTDIARRAAGRMQPRSAGVLPVDPGLPDSASASTTGPGQGATSQGTPGEKVDGLLTVGPTQAGTVAAYVRDGSVVSAAVAREQKDDYGAYRRMSADALTPAQRTALASVPKDAGAHTVELPGLGEYRVEYTAGAAGGDRFYVALPTADVDGTVDTLVLVEVCVTVAGLIAASLAGAVIVGVATRPLRKVAATATRVSELPLHTGEVNLSERVPEAECDPHTEVGRVGAALNRMLDHVHGALHARQQSETRVRQFVADASHELRTPLASIRGYAELTRRGRERVGPDTRHALGRIESEAGRMTLLVEDLLLLARLDAGRPLQFERTDLVPLVVDTVSDARAAGMDHNWRLDLPDEPAPVRADAARLQQVLVNLLGNARKHTPPGTTVTARVQRRGPWTCVDVEDDGQGIAPDLLPHVFERFARGDSARSRATGSTGLGLAIVQAVATAHGGAVTVDSVPGRTVFTVHLPAPVPDVHLPAAVSDVHPPAAETRRRPDSQARHSTTTRARQRR
- a CDS encoding response regulator transcription factor, producing MTTTSPQGRTELLRPDGSPVRVLVVDDELSITELLSMALRYEGWRIRSAGDGQGALQAAREFRPDVVVLDMMLPDMDGLTVLGRLRRELPDVPVLFLTAKDAVEDRIAGLTAGGDDYVTKPFSLEEVVARLRGLIRRSGAADRRSESVLVVGDLTLDEDSHEVSRAGESIHLTATEFELLRFLMRNPRRVLSKAQILDRVWSYDFGGQANVVELYISYLRRKIDAGREPMIHTRRGAGYLIKPAVS
- a CDS encoding DUF2797 domain-containing protein, which produces MACGWTCSGLRWTPGGPVLVWGGGRRSVLVRGRRIAFGVAGDGVRRCVGARGHACPVRAAVPARGTGARCAQCARLDRAHSVAADTFAGDPRLYRVYLAWFGPDMVKVGITAVERGPARLLEQGAVCFSWLGTGPLMAARRTEELLRAALAVPDRIPYARKRAVRAGLPGERAERAAQVRELHARAVALEGWPESLVREPCRPVDHFTVFGLGDAPPAAGAVLGLRAGGSVDGELVAAAGPDLHLAVPGRGAVVLDTRLMTGWELGPAVAGSGGLTFPWREFRVVPDALF
- a CDS encoding helix-turn-helix domain-containing protein gives rise to the protein MDGTPRPPATPAQALSAMDHLIAAHLIGQQELARRLGLNVTDLTCFGFVLEAGEELLTAGDLAARAHITTGAVTGVLNRLERAGYVTRRPDPADRRRVRVAAVPAAVSRVEAVYAGHYQRLSALFSAYSTEELATITDWFTRATALAHQSLEAIHGNDPRGDR